The following coding sequences lie in one Allochromatium vinosum DSM 180 genomic window:
- the dcd gene encoding dCTP deaminase — MAIKSDRWIRRMAVEHGMIDPFEPGQVREGEHGRVISYGTSSYGYDVRCADEFKIFTNINSAIVDPKNFDSNSFVDLKSDVCIIPPNSFALARTVEYFRIPRNTLIVCVGKSTYARCGIIVNVTPLEPEWEGHVTLEFSNTTPLPAKIYANEGVAQILFFESDEVCETSYKDRGGKYQGQRGVTLPRS; from the coding sequence ATGGCCATCAAATCAGATCGCTGGATACGACGCATGGCCGTCGAGCATGGGATGATCGATCCCTTCGAACCGGGCCAGGTGCGTGAAGGCGAGCATGGGCGCGTGATCTCCTATGGCACGTCGAGCTACGGCTACGACGTGCGCTGCGCCGATGAGTTCAAGATCTTCACCAACATCAACTCAGCGATCGTCGATCCCAAGAACTTTGATTCCAACAGCTTCGTCGACCTCAAATCCGACGTCTGCATCATTCCGCCGAATTCGTTTGCGCTGGCGCGCACGGTGGAGTACTTCCGTATCCCCCGGAATACGCTGATCGTGTGCGTTGGAAAAAGCACGTATGCAAGGTGTGGAATTATAGTCAACGTGACCCCTTTGGAACCTGAATGGGAAGGTCATGTCACGCTGGAGTTCTCCAACACCACGCCGCTACCGGCGAAGATCTACGCCAATGAGGGTGTGGCGCAGATCCTGTTCTTCGAGTCCGACGAGGTCTGCGAGACGTCCTACAAGGATCGCGGCGGCAAGTACCAAGGGCAGCGCGGCGTGACCCTGCCCAGATCCTGA
- the galE gene encoding UDP-glucose 4-epimerase GalE codes for MRVLVTGGAGYIGSHTCLELLQAGIHVVVIDNLCNSREESLRRVGEITGQAVGFFEVDLRDREALGEIFSQGRFDAVIHFAGLKAVGESVAQPLEYYDNNVQGTLTLCQVMAEAGVRNLVFSSSATVYGDPTSVPIREDFPVGATNPYGRSKLFIEEILHDLHVSDPRWNIALLRYFNPVGAHESGRIGEDPNGIPNNLMPYIAQVAVGRLQRLRVFGNDYPTPDGTGVRDYIHVVDLARGHLAALHKLQESPGVVTYNLGTGRGYSVLEVIAAFERASGRAVPYDIVERRSGDIACCYADPSLARDELGWSAEYDLERMVVDAWRWQSQNPDGY; via the coding sequence ATGCGAGTTCTAGTGACCGGCGGGGCCGGCTACATCGGCAGCCACACATGCCTGGAGCTGCTGCAGGCGGGTATCCATGTCGTAGTAATCGACAATCTCTGCAACAGCCGGGAGGAGTCCCTGCGCCGTGTCGGCGAGATCACGGGGCAGGCTGTGGGCTTCTTCGAGGTCGATCTGCGCGATCGTGAAGCCCTCGGCGAGATCTTCAGCCAGGGCCGGTTCGATGCCGTGATCCATTTCGCCGGACTCAAGGCGGTGGGTGAGTCGGTGGCGCAGCCATTGGAGTATTACGACAACAACGTCCAGGGCACCCTGACGCTCTGTCAGGTGATGGCCGAAGCCGGGGTGCGCAACCTCGTCTTCAGCTCATCGGCGACCGTCTATGGCGATCCGACGAGCGTGCCGATCCGTGAGGATTTCCCCGTCGGGGCGACCAATCCCTATGGGCGCTCGAAGCTGTTCATCGAGGAGATCCTGCACGATCTGCATGTCTCCGATCCGCGCTGGAACATTGCGCTGCTGCGCTATTTCAATCCGGTCGGAGCGCATGAGAGCGGGCGCATCGGCGAGGATCCGAACGGGATCCCGAACAATCTGATGCCCTATATCGCTCAGGTGGCGGTCGGGCGGCTCCAGCGGTTGCGCGTCTTCGGCAACGATTATCCGACGCCGGACGGAACCGGGGTGCGTGACTATATCCATGTGGTGGATCTGGCGCGAGGTCATCTGGCCGCCCTGCACAAGCTGCAAGAATCGCCGGGCGTGGTCACTTACAATCTCGGGACCGGTCGCGGCTACAGTGTGCTGGAGGTGATCGCGGCCTTCGAGCGGGCGAGCGGTCGTGCCGTCCCTTATGACATCGTCGAGCGCCGGTCCGGTGACATCGCCTGCTGTTATGCCGACCCGTCGCTTGCGCGCGACGAGCTGGGCTGGAGTGCCGAATACGATCTGGAGCGTATGGTGGTCGATGCCTGGCGCTGGCAGTCGCAGAATCCGGACGGTTACTGA
- a CDS encoding protein YgfX, with product MDTHRAYPPLVLFPRVSRRLVFLAVATPMLALAVILALPLGWLTLPLISAVLLGALLTLLGDVLGRAPWSIRCAIWHPDGFWTLRLVSGREIEARLSPATFVSTLGVALVFIVEGSWWRRRTLALPPDSLDPETLRRLRQRLRLAGERVEIA from the coding sequence ATGGATACGCATCGAGCGTATCCGCCACTCGTACTGTTCCCGCGTGTTTCGCGCCGGCTCGTGTTCCTGGCCGTTGCAACACCGATGCTGGCGCTGGCTGTGATCCTGGCGCTACCGCTCGGCTGGCTGACTCTGCCGCTGATCTCGGCCGTATTGCTGGGCGCCCTGCTGACGCTGTTGGGTGATGTGCTCGGGCGTGCGCCTTGGTCGATCCGGTGCGCAATCTGGCACCCGGATGGATTCTGGACGCTGAGGCTCGTCTCCGGACGCGAGATCGAAGCCCGGCTCTCGCCCGCGACCTTCGTCAGTACGCTGGGCGTGGCGCTCGTGTTCATCGTCGAGGGTTCCTGGTGGCGGCGACGCACGCTGGCGCTGCCCCCGGACTCGCTCGATCCCGAGACGCTGCGCCGTCTGCGCCAACGTTTGCGACTCGCCGGCGAGCGTGTTGAGATAGCCTGA
- a CDS encoding FAD assembly factor SdhE — MVDPSESRPLPTDDARELQRLRWQCRRGMLELDHLLARFLDLGYAELSESERQDFLALLGEPDPHLSDWFMERSEPPEPRQRALVARILAVVSESPRAV; from the coding sequence GTGGTTGACCCGAGCGAATCACGGCCGCTTCCCACCGATGACGCACGGGAGCTGCAACGTCTGCGCTGGCAGTGTCGGCGCGGGATGCTGGAGCTGGATCATCTGCTCGCGCGCTTTCTCGATCTCGGCTATGCCGAGTTGTCCGAGAGCGAGCGGCAGGATTTCCTGGCGCTACTCGGCGAACCGGATCCGCATCTGAGCGACTGGTTCATGGAGCGTTCCGAGCCGCCCGAACCGCGTCAGCGTGCACTCGTTGCACGGATCCTCGCGGTCGTGAGCGAGTCGCCACGCGCAGTCTAG
- a CDS encoding succinate dehydrogenase iron-sulfur subunit, whose protein sequence is MRISVYRYNPDTDPRPRMQDYEVKTFQGMMLRDALLEVKKQDESFSFRHSCGEGVCGSDAVNANGRNVLACVTPITELKTPIAVRPLPGRPVIRDLVVDMTQFYEQYRAVKPYLVRKDPLPEQEIPQSPADRDKLDGLYECILCGCCSTACPSFWWNPDKFHGPAALLQSWRFLADSRDQATEERLDALEGPYKLFRCHSIMNCVEVCPKGLNPTRAIGHIKELMLEKGL, encoded by the coding sequence ATGAGAATCAGCGTATATCGCTACAATCCGGACACCGACCCGCGTCCCCGGATGCAGGACTACGAGGTCAAGACCTTCCAGGGCATGATGTTGCGTGATGCACTGCTGGAAGTGAAGAAGCAAGACGAGTCCTTCAGCTTTCGTCACTCCTGCGGCGAGGGTGTCTGCGGGTCGGACGCGGTCAACGCCAATGGTCGCAACGTGCTGGCCTGTGTCACGCCGATCACTGAGCTGAAGACGCCGATCGCGGTGCGTCCGTTGCCGGGGCGTCCGGTCATCCGCGATCTGGTCGTCGACATGACCCAGTTCTACGAACAGTATCGCGCGGTCAAGCCCTATCTGGTGCGCAAGGATCCGCTGCCCGAGCAGGAGATCCCGCAGAGTCCGGCTGATCGCGACAAGCTCGACGGACTCTATGAGTGCATCCTCTGCGGCTGCTGTTCCACCGCCTGTCCGTCGTTCTGGTGGAATCCCGACAAGTTCCATGGGCCGGCGGCACTGTTGCAGTCCTGGCGCTTCCTGGCCGACAGCCGCGATCAGGCGACCGAAGAGCGGCTCGATGCGCTGGAAGGACCGTACAAGCTGTTCCGCTGCCACAGCATCATGAACTGCGTCGAGGTCTGTCCCAAGGGACTCAATCCGACCCGCGCCATCGGGCACATCAAGGAGCTGATGCTCGAAAAGGGGCTATAA
- a CDS encoding toxic anion resistance protein produces MSTSKTLQTTDDSGFNLSLPPAAEIEARVKQETDPETTLDDPALLAMADAFVAEVLKATDQDGIDRRQRQAVDDMGLEVQRQAAHRSQMLQAPIRKLAHQGDEGGPVARSLVDLRIRMQELDPQRYDLSRAGLSRLLALIPGIGTPLQRYFQKFETAQEALDGIIKDLESGKQMLHRDNLTLSDDQQSLRDSLDQLRRQIGLGRIIDRRLEDKALELPQDDPKRRFLDEELLFPLRQRILDLQQQLAVSQQGIMALEVVIRNNRELMRGVDRAINVTVSALNVAVTVALALANQRLVLDRVEALNTTTSNLIAGTAKALRTQGVEIQNRAASTVLDMKQLEQAFTDVIGAIDEVSRYRREALPQLDAQIDRLEVLANQGDAAIQRMDKGDAAQVGRAITQ; encoded by the coding sequence ATGAGCACATCCAAGACCCTGCAAACGACCGACGATTCCGGCTTCAATCTGTCGCTGCCCCCGGCAGCGGAGATCGAAGCGCGGGTGAAACAGGAGACCGACCCCGAGACCACGTTGGACGACCCCGCGCTACTCGCCATGGCCGATGCCTTCGTGGCCGAGGTGCTCAAGGCGACGGACCAGGACGGCATCGACCGCCGTCAGCGTCAGGCGGTGGACGACATGGGCCTGGAAGTGCAGCGTCAGGCGGCCCATCGCAGTCAGATGCTCCAGGCACCGATCCGCAAGCTCGCCCACCAGGGCGATGAGGGCGGACCTGTAGCGCGCTCGCTGGTGGATCTACGTATTCGGATGCAGGAGCTCGATCCCCAGCGCTACGACCTGAGCCGGGCGGGCCTGTCGCGGCTCCTGGCCCTGATCCCCGGCATCGGCACGCCGCTGCAACGCTATTTCCAGAAATTCGAGACGGCGCAGGAGGCGCTCGACGGCATCATCAAGGATCTGGAGTCCGGCAAGCAGATGCTGCATCGGGACAACCTGACCCTGAGCGACGATCAGCAGTCACTGCGCGACAGCCTGGATCAGTTGCGCCGCCAGATCGGGCTGGGCCGGATCATCGACCGGCGTCTGGAAGACAAGGCGCTGGAGCTGCCCCAGGACGATCCCAAGCGCCGTTTTCTCGATGAGGAACTGCTGTTTCCGCTACGCCAGCGCATCCTGGATCTGCAACAGCAGCTGGCGGTCAGTCAGCAGGGCATCATGGCTCTGGAAGTGGTCATCCGGAACAACCGCGAGCTGATGCGCGGCGTGGATCGGGCCATCAATGTCACGGTCTCGGCCCTGAATGTCGCGGTCACGGTGGCGCTGGCGCTGGCCAATCAGCGTCTGGTGCTGGATCGGGTGGAAGCCCTGAACACCACGACTTCGAATCTGATCGCCGGCACCGCCAAGGCGCTGCGCACCCAGGGCGTGGAGATCCAGAATCGCGCCGCATCCACGGTGCTCGACATGAAACAGTTGGAGCAGGCGTTCACGGACGTGATCGGTGCCATCGATGAGGTCTCGCGTTACCGGCGCGAGGCGCTGCCCCAGCTCGATGCCCAGATCGACCGTCTTGAAGTGCTGGCGAATCAGGGCGATGCCGCCATCCAGCGCATGGACAAGGGCGATGCCGCCCAAGTGGGTCGGGCGATCACTCAGTAG
- a CDS encoding cobyrinic acid a,c-diamide synthase — protein MTKRPAGHAMTDPYHLRTGTQPMFGFLQGLAYGLFLSCLPWLILGLINPHAALPSEPFTRLRVLIRYWLVVPFIALLIWLTSLWGGFGPTLGGWLTGLAALAAAIPAERAWRRRRLTLAERRRAARQAALATQEQAALEREAREQGIAVLDPARPPVESDTVILALWEAKKRLLAVERPDLAIQSDRLYTRYAHVDGMLRGKFDPNELTFERSRGLVGEVTRTAVDNLNTMASIARGVAEVDADYVRRRLSQEPARMPDEERLALTRRLDLVEQTEQRLRELSARNEAAITALDDAAVAVAAVETDRPQASVAADQALADLRRFAEKAHHYGRDA, from the coding sequence TTGACCAAGCGGCCGGCCGGTCATGCGATGACCGATCCTTACCACCTGCGGACAGGCACCCAACCCATGTTCGGCTTCCTCCAGGGTCTGGCCTACGGGCTCTTTCTCTCCTGCCTGCCGTGGTTGATCCTCGGCCTGATCAACCCGCACGCCGCGCTGCCCAGCGAGCCGTTCACGCGGCTGCGGGTGCTGATTCGCTATTGGCTCGTCGTGCCCTTCATCGCCCTGCTCATCTGGCTCACCTCGTTGTGGGGCGGCTTCGGCCCGACCCTGGGCGGATGGCTGACCGGTCTGGCGGCGCTGGCGGCGGCGATCCCCGCCGAGCGGGCGTGGCGGCGTCGGCGTCTGACCCTGGCCGAGCGCCGGCGCGCGGCCCGGCAGGCGGCACTGGCGACACAGGAACAGGCCGCACTGGAACGCGAGGCCCGCGAGCAGGGAATCGCCGTGCTCGATCCTGCCCGCCCGCCGGTGGAGAGCGATACGGTGATTCTCGCGCTCTGGGAGGCCAAAAAACGTCTGCTGGCGGTGGAGCGTCCCGATCTGGCCATCCAGTCCGACCGGCTCTATACCCGCTATGCGCATGTGGACGGAATGCTGCGCGGCAAATTCGATCCAAACGAACTAACCTTCGAGCGCTCCCGGGGTCTGGTGGGCGAGGTCACCCGGACGGCGGTGGATAATCTGAACACCATGGCCTCGATCGCCCGTGGCGTGGCCGAGGTGGACGCGGACTATGTGCGCCGTCGTCTGTCCCAGGAGCCGGCCCGGATGCCGGACGAGGAGCGCCTGGCCCTGACCCGGCGACTCGATCTGGTTGAGCAGACCGAGCAGCGCCTGCGCGAGTTGAGCGCGCGCAACGAGGCCGCCATCACCGCCCTGGACGACGCCGCCGTGGCCGTGGCGGCGGTGGAGACCGACCGGCCCCAGGCGTCGGTCGCGGCGGATCAGGCGCTGGCCGATCTGCGGCGCTTCGCGGAGAAGGCGCATCACTACGGGCGCGATGCCTGA
- a CDS encoding entericidin A/B family lipoprotein, with translation MMNKLPALTLALMLLITISGLFGCNTMEGAGKDIQRGGGAVSETARDVKRDM, from the coding sequence ATGATGAACAAGCTTCCGGCACTGACACTGGCACTGATGCTGCTGATCACGATCAGCGGATTGTTCGGCTGCAATACCATGGAGGGCGCCGGCAAGGATATCCAGCGCGGCGGCGGTGCCGTGAGCGAGACGGCAAGAGACGTCAAGCGGGATATGTGA
- a CDS encoding YgaP family membrane protein, translating into MHFDITQHNVGNIDRLIRALVGVLLIVAVFRGSSWFGGILGAVLLATAYFRFCPIYTFFNFSSDSSNEDVAPQGK; encoded by the coding sequence ATGCATTTCGATATCACCCAGCACAACGTCGGCAACATCGATCGTCTGATCCGCGCGCTTGTCGGCGTTCTCCTGATCGTCGCCGTCTTTCGCGGCAGTAGCTGGTTCGGCGGAATCCTCGGCGCGGTCCTGCTCGCCACCGCTTACTTCCGCTTCTGCCCGATCTATACCTTCTTCAATTTCAGCTCCGACAGCTCCAACGAGGACGTCGCTCCCCAGGGCAAATAG
- the aqpZ gene encoding aquaporin Z, giving the protein MLLMKRLLAEFIGTFWLVLGGCGAAVFAAGVPDVGIGYLGVALAFGLTVLTMAYAIGHISGCHLNPAVSVGLAVGGRFSVADLPLYVVAQTLGAIVAAFLILFVASDMGLYKDGQATFALAADSLAVNGYGELSPQGYGLVAGLVTEIVMTMMFLFIILGVTDKRGTAVAGGLAIGLALTLIHLISIPVTNTSVNPARSTGPALALAFSGEGKALAQLWLFWVAPIVGAALSGVIYRFFERDEGRV; this is encoded by the coding sequence ATGCTATTGATGAAGCGCTTACTCGCCGAGTTCATCGGCACGTTCTGGCTGGTTCTGGGCGGTTGCGGCGCGGCGGTGTTTGCCGCCGGCGTGCCCGATGTGGGCATCGGCTATCTGGGCGTCGCCCTGGCCTTCGGTCTGACGGTGCTGACCATGGCCTACGCAATCGGTCATATCTCCGGCTGTCATCTCAACCCGGCCGTGTCGGTTGGTCTGGCCGTTGGCGGTCGCTTCAGCGTGGCCGATCTGCCGCTGTATGTCGTGGCGCAGACGCTGGGGGCCATCGTTGCCGCGTTTCTGATTCTCTTTGTGGCCAGCGATATGGGGCTGTACAAGGACGGTCAGGCGACCTTCGCTCTCGCGGCCGACAGTCTGGCCGTGAACGGTTATGGTGAGCTGTCGCCGCAGGGTTACGGACTCGTGGCCGGACTGGTGACTGAAATCGTCATGACCATGATGTTTCTGTTCATCATCCTTGGCGTCACGGACAAGCGCGGCACCGCCGTGGCCGGCGGTCTGGCCATCGGTCTGGCGCTGACCCTGATCCATCTGATCTCGATCCCGGTCACCAATACCTCGGTGAATCCGGCCCGCAGCACAGGTCCAGCGTTAGCCCTCGCCTTCTCGGGCGAAGGCAAGGCGCTGGCGCAGTTGTGGCTGTTCTGGGTGGCGCCTATCGTCGGCGCGGCCCTGTCCGGCGTCATCTACCGCTTCTTCGAGCGCGACGAGGGGCGAGTCTGA
- a CDS encoding ribonucleotide-diphosphate reductase subunit beta, translated as MLNWDDPLATTSQTPNPQPSLEPVTRPRPGRRPDTAVHGAATPQSSPRPAHPRPGLGLVDNAALMTTAGAAPSVDPDPFAHAAPDLQGDLPIDDRILPEPHPSASSTGGATGLESLAMGASRVRVDDKRIINCRADLNQLVPFKYDWAWQKYLDACANHWMPQEISMNADLALWKDPHGLTEDERLIVKRNLGFFSTADSLVANNLVLAVYRHITNPECRQYLLRQAFEEALHTHAYQYVVESLGLDEGEIFNMYREVPAVARKAEWALPFTQHLADPHFQTGTPENDQKLLRELVAFYVIFEGIFFYVGFVQILSMGRRNKMTGTAEQFQYILRDESMHMNFGIDVINQIKIENPHLWTPEFRQELVGMIREAVELEARYAHDTMPRGVLGLNAQMFEDYLHFIANRRCAQIGLPEQYPGASNPFPWMSEVLDLKKEKNFFETRVTEYQTGGALNWD; from the coding sequence ATGCTGAACTGGGATGACCCACTCGCAACCACCAGTCAGACTCCAAACCCGCAGCCGTCGCTGGAACCCGTGACGCGTCCAAGACCAGGGCGCCGACCGGACACGGCCGTTCATGGAGCTGCGACGCCCCAGTCGTCTCCACGCCCGGCGCATCCGCGTCCCGGTCTGGGGCTGGTCGACAATGCCGCGCTCATGACGACCGCCGGCGCCGCCCCCAGCGTCGATCCCGATCCCTTTGCCCACGCCGCCCCGGACCTGCAGGGCGATCTGCCGATCGATGATCGCATCCTGCCCGAGCCGCACCCGAGCGCCTCCAGCACGGGCGGCGCCACCGGCCTGGAATCACTCGCCATGGGCGCAAGCCGGGTGCGTGTCGACGACAAGCGCATCATCAACTGCCGCGCCGATCTCAACCAGCTCGTGCCCTTCAAGTACGACTGGGCCTGGCAGAAGTATCTCGACGCCTGTGCCAACCACTGGATGCCGCAGGAGATCAGCATGAACGCCGATCTGGCGCTCTGGAAGGATCCGCACGGACTGACCGAAGACGAGCGTCTCATCGTCAAGCGTAATCTGGGCTTCTTCTCGACCGCCGATTCGCTGGTCGCCAACAATCTGGTGCTGGCGGTCTATCGTCACATCACCAATCCCGAGTGCCGTCAGTATCTGCTGCGTCAGGCGTTCGAGGAGGCGCTGCACACCCACGCCTATCAGTACGTGGTCGAGAGCCTGGGACTCGACGAGGGCGAGATCTTCAATATGTATCGCGAAGTGCCGGCGGTGGCGCGCAAGGCTGAATGGGCGCTGCCCTTCACCCAGCATCTGGCCGATCCGCACTTCCAGACCGGCACGCCGGAGAACGACCAGAAGCTGCTGCGCGAGCTGGTCGCCTTCTATGTCATCTTCGAGGGCATCTTCTTCTATGTCGGCTTCGTGCAGATCCTGAGCATGGGTCGGCGCAACAAGATGACCGGCACCGCCGAGCAGTTTCAGTACATCCTGCGCGACGAGTCGATGCACATGAACTTCGGCATCGACGTCATCAATCAGATCAAGATCGAGAATCCGCACCTCTGGACGCCCGAGTTCCGGCAGGAACTGGTCGGCATGATCCGCGAGGCCGTCGAGCTGGAAGCGCGCTATGCTCACGACACCATGCCGCGCGGGGTGCTCGGACTCAACGCTCAGATGTTCGAGGACTATCTGCACTTCATCGCCAACCGGCGCTGCGCCCAGATCGGTCTGCCGGAGCAGTATCCGGGCGCGAGCAACCCATTTCCCTGGATGTCCGAGGTGCTGGATCTGAAGAAGGAGAAGAACTTCTTCGAGACCCGTGTCACCGAGTATCAGACCGGCGGCGCCCTGAACTGGGACTGA
- a CDS encoding serine/threonine protein kinase: MNTANPTPYADLGPDCVLDAVESLGLVPDGRLLALNSYENRVYQVGLEDEAPVIAKFYRPGRWSDAAICEEHAFTLALAELEIPAVAPLDIGGETLHSFADYRFSLTPRRGGRHPELGDLDVLEWIGRFIGRLHAVGAVEPFRHRPTLDIAHFGIESRDYLLAHDWIPADLLAAYVSVVDQALQGVRDCYARAGSIPHLRLHGDCHLGNLLWTDAGPHFVDFDDARQGPAIQDLWMLLSGEREEMSQQLAAVLAGYEDFQEFDTRELHLVEALRTLRLIHHAAWIARRWADPAFPAAFTWFGDAHYWQNHILQLREQIAAMEAGPLHGF; encoded by the coding sequence ATGAACACAGCCAATCCAACCCCCTATGCCGATCTCGGTCCCGACTGCGTGCTGGATGCCGTCGAAAGCCTGGGGCTGGTGCCCGATGGTCGTCTGCTGGCACTCAACAGCTACGAGAACCGCGTCTATCAGGTCGGCCTTGAGGACGAGGCGCCCGTCATCGCCAAATTCTACCGTCCCGGACGCTGGAGCGATGCCGCCATCTGCGAGGAGCATGCGTTCACGCTGGCCCTGGCCGAGCTGGAGATCCCGGCCGTCGCCCCTCTGGACATCGGTGGCGAGACGCTCCACAGCTTCGCCGACTACCGCTTCTCGCTGACGCCGCGACGTGGCGGGCGTCATCCCGAGTTGGGCGACCTAGACGTTCTGGAATGGATCGGGCGCTTCATCGGGCGCCTCCACGCTGTCGGCGCGGTCGAGCCGTTCCGCCATCGCCCGACCCTCGACATCGCGCATTTCGGCATCGAATCGCGCGACTATCTGCTCGCCCACGACTGGATCCCGGCCGATCTGCTGGCGGCCTATGTCAGTGTGGTGGATCAGGCTCTGCAAGGCGTGCGCGACTGTTATGCGCGCGCCGGATCGATCCCGCACCTCCGGCTGCACGGCGACTGTCATCTCGGCAACCTGCTCTGGACCGACGCCGGCCCGCACTTCGTCGATTTCGACGACGCGCGCCAGGGGCCGGCCATTCAGGATCTGTGGATGCTGCTCTCGGGCGAGCGCGAGGAGATGAGCCAACAGCTCGCGGCCGTGCTCGCCGGTTATGAAGACTTCCAGGAATTCGACACGCGCGAACTGCATCTGGTCGAGGCGCTGCGCACGCTGCGTCTGATCCATCATGCCGCCTGGATCGCGCGGCGATGGGCCGACCCCGCCTTCCCGGCGGCCTTCACCTGGTTCGGCGACGCGCACTACTGGCAGAATCATATCCTGCAACTGCGCGAACAGATCGCGGCGATGGAGGCCGGCCCCCTGCATGGATTCTGA
- a CDS encoding DUF4342 domain-containing protein: MRNRGGRQQSDDLDFNGSDWLGKAKDLINQGNLRRLIVRRPSGRILADLPLTAAVVVLVILVLIVPMLMALAALAALAMQFKLEITRDPGVYDSHDYDD; encoded by the coding sequence ATGCGCAACCGAGGCGGACGCCAACAGTCCGACGATCTTGATTTCAACGGCTCGGACTGGCTTGGCAAGGCCAAGGATCTGATCAATCAGGGCAATCTCAGGCGGCTGATCGTGCGCCGCCCCAGCGGGCGCATCCTGGCCGATCTGCCCCTGACCGCGGCGGTAGTCGTCCTGGTCATCCTGGTCCTGATCGTGCCGATGCTGATGGCGCTCGCCGCCCTGGCCGCGCTCGCGATGCAGTTCAAGCTCGAGATCACACGCGATCCGGGTGTCTACGACAGTCACGACTACGACGACTGA
- a CDS encoding CvpA family protein has product MNWVDYIIIGIIALSALVGLARGLIREVLSLGTWIAALVIAWLFHQEVADLLSTQLSHPMVRKGAAFAGLVLLTLLAGAILAAILTTLIDTVGLSGLDRVLGMAFGGARGVVLVAMAVYLAALTPAPSDPVWKESTLIMDFESIGQWLLSLTPPELESRLKHI; this is encoded by the coding sequence ATGAACTGGGTCGACTACATCATCATTGGCATCATTGCGCTCTCGGCCCTGGTCGGTTTGGCGCGCGGCTTGATTCGCGAAGTGCTCTCGCTCGGCACCTGGATCGCCGCCCTCGTGATCGCCTGGCTATTCCATCAGGAAGTGGCCGATCTGCTGAGCACGCAACTCTCGCATCCCATGGTGCGCAAGGGCGCCGCCTTTGCCGGACTGGTGCTCTTGACGCTGCTGGCTGGCGCTATCCTCGCGGCCATCCTGACGACCCTGATCGACACGGTCGGCCTGAGCGGACTGGACCGCGTGCTGGGGATGGCCTTCGGCGGTGCGCGCGGCGTGGTGCTGGTGGCCATGGCCGTCTATCTGGCGGCCTTGACGCCCGCGCCGTCCGATCCGGTCTGGAAGGAGTCGACACTGATCATGGACTTCGAGTCGATCGGCCAGTGGCTGCTCAGTCTGACTCCCCCCGAACTCGAAAGCCGGCTGAAGCACATCTGA
- a CDS encoding SPOR domain-containing protein, with product MQEGAKKRLAGAVVMITVTVVFVPMLFEDESPAPPYVQGPLPPEPVFQDPLSLDAPYAVPGTPPMPAEAGGLTDEEAQLTPPEPMRDFGRIDEAFAEDGPDVITFDPVSEPAPPTVPQPRTPPPAPPPASRMAQAPTPKPAQPPKPAQQPAPKPESRVALPEPPKSRADGLPSWVVQVSSLGSPEAAGKLAGKLKQSGFSAFVEQAVVNGKTYYRVRVGPDIDRTNAERTAEMLRKQQKLDTLIQRYQ from the coding sequence ATGCAAGAAGGAGCCAAGAAACGACTGGCCGGCGCCGTGGTGATGATCACCGTGACGGTGGTCTTCGTGCCCATGCTGTTCGAGGACGAATCGCCCGCACCGCCTTATGTCCAGGGGCCGCTTCCGCCCGAACCCGTATTCCAGGATCCATTGTCGCTCGACGCACCCTATGCGGTGCCCGGAACGCCGCCGATGCCCGCCGAGGCCGGTGGTCTGACCGATGAGGAAGCGCAACTGACACCCCCCGAACCGATGCGGGACTTCGGGCGTATCGATGAAGCCTTTGCAGAGGATGGTCCGGATGTGATCACCTTCGATCCGGTCTCGGAGCCTGCGCCGCCAACCGTCCCACAGCCTCGGACTCCGCCCCCGGCGCCGCCGCCAGCCTCCAGGATGGCGCAGGCGCCGACACCAAAACCGGCTCAGCCCCCGAAGCCGGCCCAGCAGCCAGCCCCCAAGCCGGAGTCGAGGGTGGCACTGCCCGAGCCTCCGAAGTCGCGCGCCGATGGTCTGCCATCCTGGGTGGTCCAGGTCTCCAGTCTCGGTTCGCCGGAAGCGGCCGGCAAACTGGCCGGCAAACTCAAGCAGTCCGGCTTCTCGGCCTTCGTCGAGCAGGCCGTGGTCAATGGCAAGACCTATTATCGGGTACGTGTGGGTCCGGACATCGACCGCACCAATGCCGAGCGCACCGCCGAGATGCTGCGCAAGCAGCAAAAGCTCGACACGCTCATCCAACGCTACCAGTAA